One Natator depressus isolate rNatDep1 chromosome 6, rNatDep2.hap1, whole genome shotgun sequence DNA window includes the following coding sequences:
- the LOC141989793 gene encoding tyrosine-protein phosphatase non-receptor type substrate 1-like, whose protein sequence is MPLALAPGLLLLLLLASGARGALVVSVPSSRVQTQPGSDVLLGCHFSMGGPVELMELVVQWKLGNSLVAEFDNVPSYRRPGASLSREGLQVGNASLLLPRVGGADAGLYTCMVIVPPSRESRQVELRVEVPPRVSVWDSEVRAGEQKLLTCNVSNFYPGSVSVAWLRDGLVVGGSKTPPGQLGPTGLYSTTSTLPLVPSIPDASANYACRVEHVALGAPIQAAFRLSVLSPPGLTLLQPLVTLEGQVALQCRVSGYHPAEITVQWLRDGVPLLSMESPPTEEPDGSFALRSSCILDRPESSAQANFACRVQHPALAAPLERTAVWIVPTRPKSWKWTWVGTMVLLLLLSLAWVVYRCCHIRMSKIRRGRCWPEGSVTVLWCEVEGRLQATDQLAWARLCPGKEPGPPGELSEPLLKVELDPHQISTWRCPLRLGRERLMSCLIIPSAGSVHGTFSCTFQPGTAGRRVQERHITLSSAQGAPWGPRLCPQHRGDSAQLSGSHL, encoded by the exons ATGCCCCTCGCCCTGGCGCCCGgcctcctgctcctgctgctgctggcgagCGGGGCCC gGGGTGCCCTGGTGGTCTCCGTCCCCAGCTCCCGGGTGCAGACCCAGCCGGGCTCGGACGTGCTCCTGGGCTGTCACTTCTCCATGGGGGGGCCCGTGGAGCTGATGGAGCTGGTGGTGCAGTGGAAGCTGGGGAACAGCCTGGTGGCCGAGTTCGATAACGTCCCATCGTACCGCAGGCCCGGGGCCAGCCTGTCCcgggaggggctgcaggtcggcaacgcctccctgctcctcccgcGGGTGGGGGGCGCCGATGCCGGGCTCTACACCTGCATGGTCATCGTCCCCCCGAGCCGGGAGAGTCGGCAGGTGGAGCTGCGTGTGGAAG TCCCGCCCCGTGTCTCAGTGTGGGACAGCGAGGTGAGGGCCGGCGAGCAGAAGCTCTTGACCTGCAACGTGAGCAACTTCTACCCCGGGAGCGTGAGCGTCGCTTGGCTGCGGGACGGGCTGGTGGTGGGGGGCTCCAAGACGCCCCCCGGCCAGCTGGGCCCCACCGGCCTGTACAGCACGACCAGCACCCTCCCGCTCGTGCCCAGCATCCCCGACGCCAGCGCGAACTACGCCTGCCGGGTGGAGCATGTCGCCCTGGGGGCGCCGATCCAAGCAGCCTTCCGGCTGAGCGTGCTCT CCCCGCCAGGGCtgaccctgctgcagcccctggtgaCGCTGGAGGGGCAGGTCGCTCTGCAGTGCCGGGTGAGCGGCTACCACCCCGCCGAGATCACGGTGCAATGGCTGCGGGACGGGGTGCCCCTGCTCTCCATGGAGTCGCCCCCCACGGAGGAACCCGACGGGTCCTTCGCCCTCCGCAGCAGCTGCATCCTCGACCGCCCAGAGAGCAGCGCCCAGGCCAACTTCGCCTGCCGCGTGCAGCACCCGGCGCTGGCCGCCCCGCTGGAGCGCACGGCCGTCTGGATAG TCCCCACGCGCCCCAAATCGTGGAAATGGACATGGGTGGGAACCAtggtgctcctgctgctgctgtccctCGCGTGGGTCGTGTACCGGTGCTGTCACATCAGAA tgtCCAAGATCCGTCGGGGGCGGTGTTGGCCGGAGGGCAGCGTCACCGTGCTGTGGTGCGAGGTGgagggccggctccaggccaCGGACCAGTTGGCCTGGGCGAGGCTGTGCCCGGGGAAGGAGCCCGGGCCGCCCGGGGAGCTGAGTGAGCCCTTGCTGAAGGTGGAGTTGGACCCGCACCAGATTTCGACATGGCGGTGCCCCCTCCGGCTGGGCAGGGAGCGGCTCATGTCCTGTCTGATCATCCCCTCGGCGGGGAGCGTCCACGGCACCTTCAGCTGCACGTTCCAGCCGGGCACGGCCGGCAGGCGGGTCCAGGAGAGGCACATCACCCTCTCCAGTGCGCAGGGGG CTCCATGGGGCCCCAGGCTATGCCCCCAACATCGTGGGGATTCTGCCCAGCTCTCCGGGAGCCATCTttga